The following are encoded together in the Prionailurus viverrinus isolate Anna chromosome B3, UM_Priviv_1.0, whole genome shotgun sequence genome:
- the NDN gene encoding necdin — MSEQSKDVCDPDSAPQASNSEVHISPGVPGGPSQPASQAATLAAPESPPLGPIEAQLPSPAPQAPSEEGDPKALQQAEEEGRAHQAPAAQPGPAPPAPAQLVQKAHELMWYVLVKDQKRMIIWFPDMVKDVIGSYKKWCRSILRRTSLILARVFGLHLRLTSLHTMEFSLVKALEPEELDRVALSNRMPMTGLLLMILSLIYVKGRGARESAVWNVLRILGLRPWKKHSTFGDVRKLITEEFVQQNYLKYQRVPHVEPPEYEFFWGSRASREITKMQIMEFLARVFKKDPQAWPSRYREALEEARALREADPTAHCPRSSVSED; from the coding sequence ATGTCCGAACAAAGTAAGGATGTGTGTGACCCTGACTCTGCACCCCAGGCTTCCAACTCCGAGGTGCACATCAGTCCTGGGGTCCCCGGGGGGCCCTCCCAGCCCGCGTCTCAGGCCGCGACCCTCGCAGCGCCAGAGAGCCCTCCTCTAGGCCCGATCGAAGCCCAGCTGCCTTCGCCTGCGCCCCAGGCCCCAAGCGAAGAGGGAGACCCGAAGGCCCTGCAGCAGGCTGAGGAGGAAGGCCGCGCCCACCAAGCCCCAGcggcccagcctggcccagcGCCGCCAGCCCCGGCCCAGCTGGTGCAGAAGGCGCACGAGCTCATGTGGTACGTGTTGGTCAAGGATCAGAAGAGAATGATCATCTGGTTCCCAGACATGGTGAAGGATGTCATCGGCAGTTACAAGAAATGGTGCAGAAGCATTCTCAGACGCACCAGCCTCATCCTCGCACGAGTGTTCGGGCTACACCTGAGGCTGACTAGCCTGCACACGATGGAGTTTTCGCTTGTCAAAGCGCTTGAGCCGGAGGAGCTGGACAGGGTGGCGCTGAGCAACCGTATGCCTATGACAGGCCTCCTGCTGATGATCCTGAGCCTCATCTATGTGAAGGGTCGCGGTGCAAGAGAGAGTGCCGTCTGGAACGTGCTGCGCATCCTGGGGCTACGGCCCTGGAAGAAGCACTCCACCTTTGGAGATGTGAGAAAGCTCATCACCGAGGAGTTCGTCCAACAGAATTACCTGAAATACCAGCGCGTACCCCACGTTGAGCCACCTGAGTACGAGTTCTTCTGGGGTTCCCGTGCCAGCCGTGAAATCACCAAGATGCAAATCATGGAGTTCCTGGCCAGGGTCTTTAAGAAAGACCCCCAGGCCTGGCCTTCCCGATACAGAGAGGCTCTGGAGGAGGCCAGAGCTCTGCGGGAGGCTGATCCCACTGCCCACTGCCCCCGCAGCAGTGTCTCCGAGGACTAG